One window of Chamaesiphon minutus PCC 6605 genomic DNA carries:
- a CDS encoding glycerophosphodiester phosphodiesterase family protein, which produces MENTPIVTLKGFASLPADTFAAGPQSGKAITGNTNGRTVPFGSQPVQGFSGVQVADGNSFWYLADNGFGAKDNSADFLLRLYRLDPNFRGYEAGGDGNVKVLNFVQFSDPDKKVPFNITNQATSDRLLTGADFDLESFTIAKDGTFWVGEEFGPYLLHFDATGKLLDAPIPTPNPAATMLKTLGGKTPIVIGHRGASGELPEHTLGAYKLAIERGADFIEPDLVSTKDGVLIARHEPNLIATTNVKDKPEFASRKTTKMVDGVAEEGFFASDFTLAEIKTLRAIMPQSERTQVFNNLYEIPTFEEIINLLQQVEADTGKKIGIYPETKHPTFHDNLKLSLEEPLLATLQKTGFTDPSRVFIQSFEVSNLKELNGKTNLPLVQLLDAYDVALDGSLIYQDVNKQPYDFTVKGDKRTYADLQTKAGLAEIATYADGIGPWKPMIIASKGVDANGDGKADDVNKDGLVDERDRTLLPPSSLVADAHANGLLVHAYTFRNEARRLASNYNGNPLEEYKAFINAGVDGFFSDFPGTADSARDQITSPLVRSPQNPDVLAKTKFQTLDGNAPLVLGHRGASGDRPEHTLAAYKLAIADGADFIEPDLVTTKDGILIARHEPLLGVVLLNADGTIKRDASGKFELNTTDTSTNVAQIAKFADRLTVKTVDGVKVGGWFAEDFTLAEVKELNAIERLPALRGTKYDNDGLKVPTLQEIIDLVKQVEKDTGRKIGIYPETKHPTYFASEGTKLDGTKINVNLGQKLIDTLVSSNFTDPKRVFIQSFEVGNLKEINDKIMPAAKVDLPLVQLYGGATGKPYDFIVSGDARTYGDLTKPAELANIAKYAAGIGPNKRLIVPSSTVDNDKDGKPDDLNGDGQINEADRVLGTPTTLVTDAHKAGLQVHPYTFRNEGVFLASDYKGDPKKELEQFINLGVDAFFTDFPGTGDLVRDKFVGTPAVANLGGSRGFEGMAISPDKKTLYPLLEGTVFGDPAGSLRIYEFDVATQQYKGQLGFYKMEAAGNAIGDFAVINKNEYLVIERDGGQGATALFKKIYKVDLSKKDANGNVFKEEVVDLLNIQDPNDLNKDGSTKFTFPFVTIENVIVLDNNTILVANDNNYPFSTGRSATAPDNNESIILELAKPLSTVTQVSGTTGNDNIIAKVTPGFDGFNDSVFTGAGNDTVDVPIGGAATGENRIDTGSGADTLFVGNGDRAFGSAGDDIFEANDAKDYRISAGAGNDTLFLGTNGRALGGDGNDKLFVGAGGGNILSGGAGADQFWIANAELPSGSNTIVDFQIGTDVIGIQGAKSLGISATTLVLNQVGADTSINFGSQTLAILTGIQANSLTPGNSSQFVFG; this is translated from the coding sequence GTGGAAAATACACCGATAGTTACACTTAAAGGTTTTGCCTCTCTTCCCGCCGATACTTTCGCGGCTGGCCCCCAGTCAGGCAAAGCTATTACAGGCAATACCAATGGCAGAACCGTACCATTTGGCTCACAACCAGTTCAAGGATTCAGTGGCGTTCAAGTTGCCGATGGTAATTCTTTTTGGTATTTAGCCGATAACGGTTTCGGTGCAAAGGATAATAGTGCTGATTTTCTCTTGCGTTTGTATCGTTTAGATCCAAATTTTCGAGGCTACGAAGCAGGCGGCGATGGCAATGTTAAAGTCTTAAACTTCGTTCAATTTTCCGATCCTGACAAGAAAGTTCCGTTTAATATTACCAATCAAGCTACTAGCGATCGACTCCTCACAGGCGCAGATTTTGACTTAGAATCATTCACGATCGCTAAAGACGGTACATTCTGGGTTGGTGAAGAATTTGGCCCCTATTTACTCCATTTCGATGCGACTGGTAAATTATTGGATGCGCCGATTCCCACGCCCAATCCGGCGGCGACTATGCTCAAAACTTTGGGTGGCAAAACCCCGATCGTCATCGGACATCGCGGTGCTAGCGGTGAGTTACCAGAACACACTCTGGGCGCATATAAACTCGCCATCGAACGTGGTGCCGACTTCATCGAACCGGACTTAGTTTCGACCAAAGATGGCGTACTAATTGCCAGACACGAACCGAATTTAATCGCGACTACTAACGTTAAAGATAAACCCGAATTTGCCAGTCGGAAGACCACTAAAATGGTCGATGGCGTAGCCGAAGAAGGATTTTTTGCTTCGGACTTCACCTTGGCAGAAATTAAGACCTTACGGGCGATTATGCCGCAGAGCGAGCGGACGCAAGTATTTAATAACTTGTATGAAATTCCGACTTTTGAAGAAATCATCAACCTTCTCCAGCAAGTAGAGGCCGATACTGGCAAGAAGATCGGCATCTATCCCGAAACCAAGCATCCGACTTTCCACGACAATCTCAAATTATCGTTGGAAGAACCCCTACTAGCGACCCTCCAAAAAACTGGATTCACCGACCCCAGCCGCGTCTTTATTCAATCCTTTGAAGTGTCCAACCTCAAAGAACTCAATGGCAAAACCAATCTACCATTGGTGCAGTTGTTGGATGCCTATGATGTCGCGCTCGATGGTTCGCTGATTTACCAAGATGTCAATAAGCAACCCTATGACTTCACTGTTAAGGGTGACAAACGCACCTACGCTGACTTACAGACCAAAGCAGGCTTGGCAGAAATTGCCACCTACGCCGATGGGATTGGCCCCTGGAAGCCGATGATTATTGCTAGCAAGGGTGTGGATGCCAATGGTGATGGTAAAGCGGATGATGTCAATAAAGATGGTTTGGTAGACGAACGCGATCGAACTTTACTCCCACCTTCATCATTGGTTGCCGACGCTCATGCCAATGGTTTGCTCGTTCATGCTTATACCTTCCGCAACGAAGCGCGACGGTTAGCTTCAAACTACAACGGCAATCCGCTCGAAGAATACAAAGCCTTTATCAACGCTGGTGTTGATGGCTTCTTCTCCGATTTCCCTGGTACTGCGGATTCGGCGCGCGACCAAATTACTAGTCCATTGGTGCGATCGCCCCAAAATCCCGATGTTTTAGCCAAAACCAAATTTCAAACCCTCGATGGCAATGCCCCCCTAGTTCTCGGACATCGCGGCGCAAGTGGCGATCGTCCCGAACATACCCTCGCAGCCTATAAACTCGCGATCGCCGATGGTGCGGATTTTATCGAGCCAGACTTAGTAACGACTAAAGATGGGATCTTAATCGCTCGGCACGAGCCGTTGTTGGGTGTGGTGTTATTAAATGCCGATGGTACCATCAAACGCGATGCTAGTGGCAAGTTTGAACTCAACACTACCGACACCAGTACGAATGTCGCCCAGATTGCCAAATTTGCCGATCGATTGACAGTCAAAACTGTCGATGGAGTCAAAGTTGGTGGTTGGTTTGCCGAAGACTTCACCCTCGCAGAAGTCAAAGAGTTAAACGCGATCGAACGGCTCCCAGCTTTGCGCGGGACTAAGTACGATAACGACGGCTTAAAAGTACCGACATTGCAAGAGATTATCGACTTGGTAAAACAAGTAGAGAAAGATACCGGACGCAAAATCGGCATCTATCCCGAAACCAAGCACCCGACTTATTTTGCATCGGAAGGTACCAAGCTTGACGGCACCAAGATTAATGTCAATCTCGGTCAAAAGCTAATCGATACCTTAGTTTCAAGCAACTTTACCGATCCCAAGCGGGTATTTATCCAATCCTTTGAGGTGGGCAATCTCAAAGAAATTAACGATAAAATCATGCCTGCGGCCAAAGTCGATCTGCCCCTAGTGCAGTTATATGGCGGTGCTACTGGCAAACCTTATGACTTTATCGTCAGCGGCGATGCGCGGACTTATGGCGATCTGACCAAACCTGCTGAACTCGCCAATATTGCGAAATATGCAGCGGGTATCGGCCCCAACAAACGCCTCATCGTGCCATCTAGTACGGTAGACAATGATAAAGACGGCAAACCAGACGACCTCAATGGCGACGGTCAAATTAACGAAGCCGATCGCGTTTTGGGTACGCCTACCACGTTAGTAACAGACGCTCACAAGGCTGGTTTACAGGTACATCCTTATACCTTCCGCAACGAAGGTGTCTTCCTGGCTTCCGACTATAAAGGCGACCCGAAAAAAGAATTAGAACAGTTCATCAATTTGGGTGTCGATGCCTTCTTCACCGACTTCCCTGGTACTGGCGACTTGGTACGCGACAAATTTGTCGGCACGCCTGCGGTAGCTAACTTGGGCGGTTCTCGCGGCTTTGAAGGCATGGCAATTTCACCCGACAAAAAAACTCTGTATCCCTTGCTCGAAGGTACGGTATTTGGCGATCCGGCTGGTTCGCTCCGCATTTATGAATTTGATGTTGCGACCCAGCAATACAAAGGTCAACTCGGTTTCTACAAAATGGAAGCTGCTGGAAATGCGATCGGCGATTTTGCAGTCATCAACAAAAATGAGTACCTCGTCATCGAACGCGATGGTGGTCAAGGTGCGACGGCTCTATTTAAGAAGATCTACAAAGTTGACCTTTCCAAAAAAGATGCCAACGGTAATGTCTTTAAAGAAGAAGTTGTCGATTTACTCAATATTCAAGACCCCAACGACTTGAATAAAGATGGTAGCACCAAATTTACCTTCCCCTTCGTCACGATCGAGAATGTTATCGTACTCGATAACAATACGATTTTGGTTGCTAACGATAACAATTATCCCTTCTCGACAGGTCGCTCGGCGACTGCACCCGACAATAACGAATCGATTATTTTGGAACTAGCCAAACCCCTATCGACCGTTACTCAAGTATCGGGTACGACGGGTAACGATAACATCATCGCCAAGGTAACACCAGGATTCGATGGGTTTAACGATAGTGTTTTTACTGGTGCTGGTAACGATACTGTCGATGTGCCGATTGGGGGTGCGGCGACTGGCGAAAACAGGATCGACACGGGGAGCGGTGCCGACACGCTCTTCGTAGGTAATGGCGATCGAGCCTTTGGCAGTGCTGGCGACGACATCTTTGAAGCAAATGATGCCAAAGATTACCGGATTTCTGCGGGTGCTGGTAACGATACTCTGTTCCTCGGTACCAATGGACGCGCGCTCGGTGGCGACGGTAACGATAAGTTGTTTGTTGGTGCTGGCGGCGGTAACATCCTGTCTGGCGGAGCGGGTGCCGACCAATTCTGGATTGCTAATGCCGAACTACCTTCTGGCTCGAATACGATCGTCGATTTCCAAATCGGTACCGATGTTATCGGGATTCAAGGGGCAAAAAGTTTGGGGATTAGTGCGACAACTTTAGTTCTAAATCAAGTTGGTGCGGATACTTCGATTAACTTTGGCTCTCAAACCTTGGCAATCCTGACGGGTATTCAAGCTAATAGCTTGACTCCAGGTAATTCTAGTCAGTTTGTGTTTGGTTAA
- a CDS encoding aldo/keto reductase: MLYREFGNTGWNVSTIGMGTWNIGNQWGEIDEDTALTTVRSAFDNGVNLFDTAEAYGIPQGLSEERLGKALQGIRDRSYIVTKIGSWGRRTNEGLPKNVDTIRLCLQASLFRMKTDWADAVLCHEGDIEDPTVYLEAFEGLKQQGYLRAYGISTNKFEVIKQFNIAGNCSIVELDYSLLNPKAEAKILPYCIEHNIAVLVRGPLAQGLLSGKYTTDTVFTDTIRAKWHKNEAKQSKLDRDIAAVKALSANLPADTTMATTALRYVISHPAQPVAIPGAKSPEQAALNAQAGDRLLSATERDALLQSMKEPEAV, from the coding sequence ATGTTATATCGTGAATTTGGCAACACAGGTTGGAACGTTTCTACCATTGGTATGGGCACCTGGAATATCGGCAATCAATGGGGTGAGATTGATGAAGATACTGCGCTCACCACCGTTCGCAGTGCCTTCGATAACGGTGTAAATCTCTTCGATACCGCCGAAGCTTACGGTATCCCCCAAGGATTATCTGAAGAACGCTTGGGTAAAGCCTTGCAGGGCATTCGCGATCGATCCTATATCGTCACTAAAATCGGCAGTTGGGGACGACGCACTAATGAAGGACTACCCAAAAATGTCGATACCATCCGCCTCTGTCTGCAAGCCTCACTATTTCGGATGAAGACTGACTGGGCGGATGCCGTATTGTGTCATGAAGGCGATATCGAAGATCCCACTGTCTATCTCGAAGCCTTCGAGGGACTAAAACAACAGGGATATCTCCGTGCTTATGGCATCTCTACCAATAAATTTGAAGTAATCAAGCAGTTTAATATCGCTGGTAACTGTAGCATCGTCGAACTCGACTACTCACTGCTCAACCCCAAAGCCGAAGCCAAAATATTGCCCTACTGTATCGAGCATAACATCGCCGTCCTCGTGCGGGGGCCACTCGCCCAAGGCTTGCTCTCTGGCAAATATACCACCGATACAGTCTTCACCGATACCATTCGCGCCAAATGGCATAAGAATGAAGCCAAACAATCCAAACTCGATCGAGATATCGCCGCAGTCAAAGCACTCAGCGCGAACTTACCAGCCGATACCACGATGGCAACTACCGCCCTCCGCTACGTTATTTCCCATCCCGCCCAACCTGTCGCCATTCCAGGCGCAAAATCGCCAGAGCAAGCAGCTCTGAATGCCCAAGCAGGCGATCGCCTTTTATCCGCTACCGAGCGAGATGCACTACTCCAGAGTATGAAGGAACCCGAAGCTGTGTAG
- a CDS encoding iron uptake porin, translating to MTFNHPTAADTVLFTSTPPPLVSTKTAPRSPNQPISTQQYSLLLKLQQRYNSIPNFTAKPPNNRHDFTIALQSLIERILNSQVAVSPPDLAAIEELKIAFAPELSTLPDRVADEIALRSPSGDTSRFARLQRAFHQAASALRNRETRKRPADRFANSQIYVSGRSCISNCLPNNLHTIRSVPAKISHTQPAEPTTPIGKTKFPIGTKLSGEILLSGVAIGLPPIEDEDNNDRRIGAGYRTRLNINTSFTGFDRLRIRFQKSALPAVNRVTGSDMSRLSYQGNTRGQIVLNRLEYRFPIDNKTELFATAKGGNLSHFGDALNPHLDSGSEGTISRFGVRNPIYRQGRGAGFGITHKLGSSVTIGLGYLADDANEIDTGLFSGSYGAIAQITYKPSPQFGIGVNYIKSFNRLDTNTGSDRANDPFDDRSNAIVADSFGVQSSVQISPNVYLGGWAGFTHAQAMDLPRTPTANIFNWAATLSLVDIGGKNSLAGIIIGQPPKVTHNQFTTNGASFSDPDTSLHIEAFYRWPIAENIATTAGILVITNPDHNAANDTTYVGVIRTLLEF from the coding sequence ATGACTTTCAACCATCCTACCGCTGCGGATACGGTGCTGTTTACCTCGACTCCCCCGCCACTCGTCAGCACCAAAACCGCTCCACGATCGCCAAATCAACCAATCTCAACTCAGCAATATTCACTCTTACTAAAATTACAACAGCGATATAATTCAATTCCTAATTTCACTGCTAAACCACCAAATAACCGCCATGACTTTACGATCGCTCTCCAATCTCTCATCGAGCGAATACTCAATTCCCAAGTAGCAGTTTCACCACCCGATTTAGCCGCGATCGAAGAATTAAAAATAGCCTTTGCTCCAGAATTATCCACCTTACCCGATCGCGTAGCGGATGAAATCGCGCTGAGGTCTCCGTCTGGCGACACGTCTCGCTTCGCTCGCCTACAGCGTGCGTTTCACCAAGCAGCGTCCGCTTTGCGGAATCGAGAAACCAGAAAAAGACCTGCCGATCGATTTGCCAATTCCCAGATCTATGTATCGGGACGATCCTGCATATCGAACTGTTTGCCTAATAACCTTCACACAATTCGATCGGTACCAGCCAAAATTTCTCACACCCAACCAGCCGAGCCAACCACTCCAATCGGAAAAACAAAATTTCCTATCGGCACCAAACTATCGGGAGAAATATTACTCAGCGGAGTTGCCATCGGCTTGCCGCCGATCGAAGATGAAGACAATAACGATCGCCGCATCGGTGCTGGCTACCGAACTAGATTGAATATTAATACCAGTTTCACAGGATTCGATCGACTCAGAATTAGATTTCAAAAGAGCGCTCTCCCCGCAGTAAATAGAGTCACAGGCAGCGATATGAGCCGACTCTCTTATCAAGGCAATACGCGGGGTCAAATTGTTCTCAATCGCTTAGAATATCGCTTCCCGATCGACAACAAAACCGAATTATTTGCAACAGCTAAGGGTGGCAATCTTTCCCATTTCGGCGATGCGTTAAATCCCCATTTAGACAGTGGTAGTGAAGGTACTATTTCACGATTCGGCGTGCGAAATCCGATCTACCGTCAGGGGCGAGGAGCTGGTTTTGGCATCACCCACAAGTTAGGATCGTCTGTCACTATCGGGTTGGGCTATCTTGCCGATGATGCCAACGAGATCGACACAGGACTATTTAGCGGCTCTTATGGTGCGATCGCTCAAATCACCTATAAACCCAGCCCACAATTTGGCATCGGTGTCAACTATATTAAATCCTTCAATCGGCTCGACACAAATACAGGCAGCGATCGCGCCAACGATCCGTTCGACGATCGCAGTAACGCGATCGTTGCTGATTCCTTCGGGGTGCAATCTTCTGTGCAGATTTCCCCAAACGTTTATCTCGGCGGCTGGGCGGGATTTACCCACGCCCAAGCTATGGATTTACCTAGAACTCCAACTGCAAATATTTTCAACTGGGCGGCTACATTATCGCTGGTAGATATTGGCGGTAAGAATAGCTTGGCGGGGATTATTATCGGTCAGCCACCCAAAGTAACGCACAATCAATTTACCACCAATGGCGCATCATTTTCCGACCCCGATACCTCCTTGCACATTGAAGCATTTTATCGCTGGCCGATCGCTGAAAATATCGCCACCACCGCAGGCATATTAGTAATTACCAATCCCGACCATAATGCCGCAAATGATACCACCTACGTTGGCGTTATTCGCACGCTGCTTGAATTTTAA